The following are encoded in a window of Streptomyces sp. NBC_00341 genomic DNA:
- a CDS encoding helix-turn-helix transcriptional regulator yields MSTRPVLTQREAATACGVSRTTIRRRRGDGDLPGAVQDPKRGWMVPVEDLLAAGFRLDAPAGPDASPSPPGDGEHQDVTELEHAHALALAEERHGRELAEAQVEHLRAQLATQAEHIGDLRQALAALMPAPERKVVGCWCSSTW; encoded by the coding sequence ATGAGTACGCGTCCGGTGCTGACCCAGCGCGAGGCCGCCACCGCGTGCGGTGTGAGCCGCACGACGATCCGCCGCCGCCGCGGGGACGGTGATCTGCCCGGCGCGGTCCAGGACCCAAAGCGCGGGTGGATGGTTCCGGTGGAGGATCTGCTGGCCGCCGGATTCCGGCTGGACGCACCGGCCGGCCCGGATGCCTCGCCGTCCCCGCCCGGGGACGGCGAGCACCAGGACGTCACCGAGCTGGAGCACGCGCACGCCCTGGCGCTGGCCGAGGAGCGACACGGCCGCGAACTCGCGGAGGCACAGGTCGAGCATCTGCGGGCGCAGCTCGCCACGCAGGCGGAACACATCGGGGACCTGCGCCAGGCGCTGGCCGCGCTGATGCCCGCACCGGAACGGAAGGTGGTCGGCTGCTGGTGCTCTTCTACTTGGTGA
- a CDS encoding NPCBM/NEW2 domain-containing protein: MAHGQDGGGDGGGDGLPARREAREERDRLKAEFGSRLRALLTLTGLSSREFAQRYPAYKDSTVRKYTLGTNLPAWDFLHDLLTEVTRRTDDPAGPQRRTELFTAYRQVLVDTGADVRGSDQNSLLLRLLDGEEALARLVEELAGVRARENQLRTDLEEEIRRAWPPVGPDGEDRQHQLEEEGLLLAERRNELVHRRGELVAELDDCRVRLAVLEEADGAGALVPVSSGSGAALHHVTPPPMPSGPPGLSPEARPVRRRAVVLIGGALAVVLLAGGGAAIGVWATNGRDTAGGTASPSGTPASSASSPPPAASSPTPTPTPTPTPTDTVQTPSASVDPEPSFSPPSGRTWSLVRDLAPLDDDDPEKYETGKVRVNARGYPTTLQESDASATWQLDYKYTSLVTRLGVSDETVSGHSIVFTIMVDDKKKREITMGPGQDTESMTIDLRDAFRVTLSVKQPTIGGFTSAVGAWIDPVLTK; encoded by the coding sequence GTGGCACACGGCCAGGACGGCGGCGGGGACGGCGGCGGGGACGGTCTTCCGGCTCGCCGGGAGGCACGCGAGGAGAGGGACCGGCTGAAGGCCGAGTTCGGCAGCCGGCTGCGCGCCCTGCTGACGCTGACGGGGCTGAGCTCGCGTGAGTTCGCCCAGCGCTATCCCGCGTACAAGGACTCCACGGTCCGCAAGTACACCCTGGGCACCAACCTGCCCGCCTGGGACTTCCTCCACGACCTGCTCACCGAAGTCACCCGCCGCACCGACGACCCCGCCGGCCCGCAGCGCAGGACCGAGCTGTTCACCGCCTACCGCCAGGTCCTGGTGGACACCGGCGCCGACGTCCGGGGCAGCGACCAGAACTCCCTCCTGTTGCGTCTCCTGGACGGCGAGGAGGCGCTTGCCCGGCTTGTGGAGGAGCTGGCCGGGGTCCGTGCGCGGGAGAACCAGCTGCGTACGGACCTGGAGGAGGAGATCCGCCGTGCCTGGCCTCCGGTGGGCCCGGACGGTGAGGACAGGCAGCACCAGCTCGAGGAGGAGGGCCTGCTCCTGGCGGAGCGTCGCAACGAGCTCGTCCACCGCCGCGGCGAGCTGGTTGCCGAGCTGGACGACTGCCGTGTGCGTCTGGCCGTACTCGAGGAGGCCGACGGGGCGGGCGCACTGGTCCCGGTGTCATCCGGGAGTGGTGCCGCTCTGCACCACGTGACGCCGCCTCCCATGCCGTCCGGTCCGCCCGGACTTTCCCCGGAGGCGAGGCCGGTGCGCCGGCGTGCTGTTGTGCTGATCGGCGGTGCGCTGGCTGTCGTGCTGCTGGCTGGCGGGGGCGCTGCGATCGGGGTCTGGGCGACCAACGGGCGCGACACGGCCGGCGGGACCGCGTCACCCTCCGGGACACCCGCCTCTTCCGCTTCCTCGCCGCCGCCCGCCGCCTCCTCGCCGACGCCGACGCCGACGCCGACGCCGACGCCGACGGACACGGTGCAGACGCCCTCGGCCTCCGTTGACCCCGAGCCGTCGTTCTCACCACCCTCGGGGCGGACCTGGTCTCTCGTTCGTGACCTCGCGCCGCTGGACGACGACGATCCCGAGAAGTACGAAACCGGCAAGGTGCGTGTCAACGCCCGGGGCTACCCCACAACCCTGCAGGAATCCGACGCAAGCGCCACCTGGCAACTCGACTACAAGTACACCTCGCTCGTCACCCGCCTCGGCGTGTCCGACGAGACCGTCTCCGGGCACTCCATCGTTTTCACCATCATGGTCGATGACAAGAAGAAGCGGGAGATCACCATGGGGCCCGGCCAAGACACAGAGAGCATGACCATCGACCTGCGCGACGCCTTCCGCGTCACCCTCAGCGTGAAACAACCCACCATCGGTGGTTTCACGTCGGCAGTCGGTGCGTGGATCGACCCCGTCCTCACCAAGTAG
- a CDS encoding ParA family protein codes for MTQSTAVHQVTGNAARTGRAAKVIVVIQQKGGAGKSTIAVNTAACAGRSAVLSNADESVGSPVVAAGIDVQGTLEKWCATVREAELPFDYVVTKSKLGILPGIVEDPERRRVIVDTPGFLDVDPDAEWGADPLGESRTADALREVLEVADLALVPVTPSKITWDECEFTIERVLKPRGIPFLVVINMHDPGKDRDEKQLNKVKKWIDERNYPRVAAPIRRYTIHENAYENGTLVTEYKMSGTALNAREDFMRVALTMEQML; via the coding sequence ATGACTCAATCGACAGCTGTACATCAGGTCACAGGCAATGCGGCCCGCACCGGTCGGGCCGCGAAGGTGATCGTCGTCATCCAGCAGAAGGGCGGCGCGGGCAAGTCGACGATCGCGGTGAACACCGCGGCGTGCGCGGGTCGCTCGGCGGTGCTCTCCAACGCGGACGAGTCCGTCGGCTCCCCCGTCGTCGCGGCCGGCATCGATGTCCAGGGCACCCTGGAGAAGTGGTGCGCGACCGTACGCGAGGCGGAGCTGCCGTTCGACTACGTCGTCACCAAGAGCAAGCTCGGCATCCTCCCCGGCATCGTGGAGGACCCCGAGCGGCGCCGGGTCATCGTCGACACCCCCGGATTCCTGGACGTCGATCCCGATGCCGAGTGGGGTGCGGACCCGCTGGGCGAGAGCCGGACGGCGGACGCTCTGCGCGAGGTCCTGGAGGTGGCGGACCTGGCGCTCGTGCCGGTCACTCCGTCCAAAATCACGTGGGACGAGTGCGAGTTCACGATCGAACGCGTCCTCAAGCCGCGGGGTATTCCCTTCCTGGTCGTGATCAACATGCACGACCCCGGCAAGGACCGGGACGAGAAGCAGCTGAACAAGGTGAAGAAGTGGATCGACGAGCGGAACTACCCGCGCGTGGCTGCTCCGATCCGCCGCTACACGATCCACGAGAACGCCTACGAGAACGGCACGCTCGTCACCGAGTACAAGATGAGTGGCACCGCGCTGAACGCACGCGAGGACTTCATGCGCGTCGCCCTGACGATGGAACAGATGCTCTGA
- a CDS encoding DUF2637 domain-containing protein encodes MTQTTYPPAPAMPVTGEDAGMQDPMTNTMEKSPVSAGGPAAATYSAAVSVTKPVTAADATTASAPSPDVTADVAVGETEQRPAGRHRKLMIPLAVVAVLSGLAAATIGFALSYGALRSAAVGWGFGTDWQSYAFPVGVDGLIIALYTIDLVLAWKGMARPWVRMAAHAITAVTIALNMAAAAGSAPGSPGLTDALGEHPARLLAHAGMPIAYVLLTEAARWAIVRTAQLEAGAHTGDRLTVADWVLRLPTTWKIFRHAKTWPSTYAEARTHVRDLAVYKIWLKHREEIEAGLAVDRVGVLDRMPGLLARYGVSVDEARALPALMQERERQLKEDQDRAEADRKDRKERERQEQQRERELQARQDERERQRQAREDEHAERLAVLAAEAEETRLAGELAVLRAETSGAARAAEATADGAGAAAELAAQTTLAAARRVATQEERRTAQEETAEETARTAEAKSRTAAAQAATAANERKAAEEAARIADAKAAQERSKAQEMQEQARAASAAKTAAADQEEAAVIGRRAAAIEREAAELARLAAETRARAAQSEALSDLTPVQIKTRVAARVLLANPAADGAQIAAALGGASPSTASTYRKAAQELIAQGYPDTDPDLTAAPTAAPVTIPGQTEITV; translated from the coding sequence GTGACCCAGACGACGTACCCGCCCGCTCCGGCCATGCCGGTGACGGGAGAAGATGCCGGGATGCAGGATCCGATGACGAACACGATGGAGAAGAGCCCCGTTTCGGCGGGAGGCCCGGCCGCTGCGACGTACAGCGCGGCCGTTTCGGTGACCAAGCCGGTCACTGCAGCGGACGCCACCACCGCTTCAGCACCCAGCCCTGACGTCACGGCGGACGTTGCGGTGGGGGAGACGGAGCAGCGGCCGGCGGGGCGGCATCGCAAGCTGATGATCCCGCTCGCCGTCGTCGCGGTCCTCTCCGGACTCGCCGCTGCGACGATCGGTTTCGCCCTCTCGTACGGGGCGCTGCGCAGTGCGGCGGTCGGCTGGGGGTTCGGGACGGACTGGCAGAGCTACGCGTTTCCGGTCGGGGTGGACGGGCTGATCATCGCCCTCTACACGATCGATCTGGTGCTCGCGTGGAAGGGGATGGCGCGGCCGTGGGTGCGGATGGCGGCGCACGCCATCACCGCGGTCACGATCGCCCTGAACATGGCCGCGGCCGCCGGATCGGCGCCCGGCTCGCCGGGGCTGACGGACGCTCTGGGCGAGCACCCCGCCCGCCTGCTCGCCCACGCCGGAATGCCCATCGCGTATGTGCTGCTGACCGAGGCGGCGCGGTGGGCGATCGTGCGGACCGCCCAGCTGGAGGCCGGCGCCCACACCGGAGACCGGCTGACCGTGGCCGACTGGGTGCTGCGCCTGCCGACCACGTGGAAGATTTTCAGGCACGCCAAGACCTGGCCGTCCACCTATGCCGAGGCCCGGACCCACGTCCGTGACCTGGCGGTCTACAAGATCTGGCTGAAGCATCGCGAGGAGATCGAGGCGGGCCTGGCCGTAGACCGGGTGGGTGTCCTGGACCGGATGCCGGGGCTCCTCGCACGCTACGGCGTGTCCGTGGACGAGGCGCGCGCCCTCCCGGCCCTGATGCAGGAGCGGGAGCGGCAGCTCAAGGAGGACCAGGACCGGGCCGAGGCGGACCGTAAGGACCGCAAGGAGCGGGAGCGCCAGGAGCAGCAGCGCGAACGGGAGCTCCAGGCCCGCCAGGACGAGCGGGAGCGGCAGCGCCAGGCCCGTGAGGACGAGCACGCCGAGCGCCTGGCCGTACTGGCGGCCGAGGCGGAGGAGACCCGCCTGGCGGGCGAGCTCGCGGTACTGCGCGCTGAGACGAGCGGCGCGGCCCGCGCGGCCGAGGCCACCGCGGACGGGGCCGGCGCCGCCGCCGAACTGGCGGCGCAGACCACCCTCGCGGCGGCCCGCCGGGTCGCCACGCAGGAGGAGCGCCGGACCGCCCAGGAAGAGACCGCGGAAGAGACCGCGCGCACCGCTGAAGCCAAGAGCCGGACCGCCGCAGCACAGGCCGCCACCGCCGCAAACGAACGCAAGGCCGCCGAAGAGGCCGCCCGGATCGCGGACGCCAAGGCTGCGCAGGAGCGGAGCAAGGCCCAGGAAATGCAGGAGCAGGCGCGCGCGGCCAGCGCTGCGAAGACCGCCGCCGCCGACCAGGAGGAGGCCGCAGTGATCGGACGGCGGGCCGCCGCAATCGAGCGGGAGGCCGCCGAATTGGCGCGGCTGGCCGCTGAAACACGGGCGCGGGCCGCGCAGAGCGAGGCGCTGTCGGACCTGACCCCGGTACAGATCAAAACCCGCGTCGCAGCCCGCGTGCTGCTCGCTAACCCGGCTGCGGACGGAGCGCAGATCGCCGCCGCACTCGGCGGCGCGTCCCCCTCCACCGCCTCCACCTACCGCAAGGCCGCACAGGAACTCATCGCCCAGGGCTACCCCGACACCGACCCCGACCTCACCGCCGCGCCCACGGCGGCCCCGGTCACCATCCCCGGCCAGACCGAGATCACCGTCTGA
- a CDS encoding protein kilB, producing the protein MWQALIAVVGTLAGVGMTSGYQARAARTARRDADRAAGLDAVTALVEALAAHRRAMWLREDLRLRGEDWSTARAESHTTRSAVTGPLLTVQLLLPAVGPQAQTAAKAAYALRGAPDDTGLAARREAAITACDGLVAAAGRHLT; encoded by the coding sequence ATGTGGCAGGCCCTGATCGCGGTGGTCGGCACCCTCGCGGGTGTCGGGATGACGAGCGGCTACCAGGCACGCGCCGCCCGTACCGCCCGCCGGGACGCGGACCGGGCAGCGGGCCTGGACGCGGTGACCGCCCTGGTCGAGGCACTGGCCGCGCACCGCCGCGCGATGTGGCTGCGGGAGGACCTGCGGCTGCGCGGTGAGGACTGGAGTACGGCCCGTGCCGAGTCCCACACCACCCGTTCCGCGGTCACCGGCCCGCTCCTGACGGTCCAGCTCCTCCTGCCCGCCGTCGGCCCGCAGGCTCAGACCGCCGCCAAGGCCGCGTACGCACTCCGCGGCGCCCCCGACGACACCGGTCTCGCCGCACGCCGCGAGGCCGCCATCACCGCCTGCGACGGCCTGGTCGCCGCCGCAGGCCGCCACCTCACCTGA